Proteins from a genomic interval of Pseudomonas versuta:
- a CDS encoding heavy metal translocating P-type ATPase, whose amino-acid sequence MASVSLQPESKTSGAVGARLSLPVEGMTCASCVGRVERALKAIPGVQLAAVNLATERADVTFSAAADPQAVVDAIERAGYSVREETTELAIEGMTCASCVGRVEKALAKVPGVRQASVNLATERAQVVHLAGAVCAADLEAAVERAGYTARRVSADTPDAGEQDDQRREGEARGLQRSLLIAAILSLPVFILEMGSHLIPAMHHWVMTVIGQQTNWYIQFVLATLVLFGPGLRFFRKGVPALLRGAPDMNSLVAVGTSAAYGYSLVATFAPQVLPQGTANVYFEASAVIVTLILLGRSLEARAKGRTSQAIKRLVGLQAKTARVERNGKTLELPLDQVTTGDVVLVRPGEKIALDGEIVDGASYVDESMISGEPVPVHKTVGAEVIGGTINKTGAFSFRVTRIGANTVLAQIIRLVEQAQGSKLPIQALVDKVTMWFVPAVMAAATLTFLIWLIFGPTPALTFALVNAVAVLIIACPCAMGLATPTSIMVGTGRAAELGVLFRKGEALQALRDVSVIALDKTGTLTKGRPELTDLVPGEGFDYDEVLGLVAAVETRSEHPIGEAIVSAAQQRGLVIDAIDHFEATPGFGVTAKVSGRTVSVGADRFMTQLGLDVSSFVATAQRLGEQGKSPLYAAIDGRLAAVIAVADPIRETTLEAIKALHALGLRVAMITGDNAATANAIARQLGIDEVAAEVLPDGKVAALKKFRVNGARVAFVGDGINDAPALAEADVGLAIGTGTDVAIEAADVVLMSGDLRGVPNAIALSQATIRNIKQNLFWAFAYNAVLIPVAAGALYPVNGTLLSPIFAAAAMALSSIFVLANALRLKGFKAPMAVSGV is encoded by the coding sequence ATGGCTAGCGTTTCGCTTCAACCAGAGTCCAAAACATCCGGCGCTGTGGGGGCGCGTCTGAGTCTGCCGGTTGAAGGCATGACGTGCGCCTCGTGCGTCGGTCGGGTCGAACGTGCGCTCAAGGCGATACCGGGCGTGCAGTTGGCCGCGGTCAATCTGGCCACCGAGCGCGCCGATGTGACCTTCAGCGCTGCGGCCGATCCGCAGGCGGTGGTCGATGCCATCGAGCGCGCGGGCTACTCGGTGCGTGAAGAAACCACCGAGCTGGCAATCGAAGGCATGACCTGTGCCTCGTGTGTGGGCCGGGTCGAGAAGGCGCTGGCGAAGGTGCCCGGCGTGCGTCAGGCCAGTGTCAATCTGGCCACCGAGCGCGCGCAGGTGGTTCATCTAGCCGGGGCTGTCTGCGCTGCCGACCTTGAAGCCGCCGTCGAGCGGGCGGGGTACACGGCCCGCCGTGTGTCCGCCGATACCCCGGATGCGGGTGAGCAGGACGACCAGCGGCGCGAGGGCGAGGCGCGGGGGCTGCAGCGCTCCTTGCTGATTGCCGCCATCCTCAGCTTGCCGGTGTTCATTCTGGAGATGGGCTCGCACCTGATCCCCGCCATGCATCATTGGGTGATGACAGTCATCGGTCAGCAGACCAACTGGTACATCCAGTTCGTGCTGGCCACACTGGTGCTGTTCGGACCGGGGCTGCGTTTTTTCCGCAAGGGTGTTCCGGCACTGCTGCGTGGTGCTCCGGACATGAATTCGCTGGTGGCAGTCGGGACCTCGGCGGCTTACGGTTATTCGCTTGTCGCGACCTTTGCGCCTCAAGTGCTGCCCCAAGGCACCGCCAACGTATATTTCGAAGCGTCCGCGGTCATCGTCACCCTTATTTTGCTTGGCCGCTCGCTGGAGGCCCGAGCCAAGGGCCGAACCTCACAGGCGATCAAACGTCTGGTCGGGCTGCAAGCCAAAACCGCGCGGGTAGAGCGCAACGGTAAAACCCTTGAACTGCCCCTCGATCAAGTGACAACCGGGGACGTGGTGCTGGTGCGTCCGGGCGAGAAAATTGCCCTCGACGGCGAGATTGTCGACGGTGCCTCCTATGTCGACGAGAGCATGATCAGCGGGGAACCGGTGCCGGTGCATAAAACTGTTGGCGCTGAAGTGATTGGCGGCACGATCAACAAGACCGGGGCATTCAGTTTTCGCGTGACCCGGATCGGGGCCAACACGGTGCTGGCGCAGATCATCCGCCTGGTCGAACAGGCCCAGGGCTCCAAGCTGCCGATCCAGGCGCTGGTGGACAAGGTCACCATGTGGTTCGTCCCGGCCGTGATGGCGGCGGCCACGTTGACCTTTCTGATCTGGCTGATCTTCGGGCCCACGCCAGCGCTGACCTTTGCTCTGGTCAATGCGGTGGCGGTACTCATCATTGCCTGCCCGTGTGCGATGGGGCTGGCCACGCCCACCTCGATCATGGTCGGTACGGGGCGAGCGGCCGAGCTGGGGGTGCTGTTTCGTAAAGGCGAGGCCTTGCAGGCGCTGCGTGACGTGAGCGTGATCGCCCTCGACAAGACCGGCACCCTGACCAAGGGCCGCCCGGAACTGACCGATCTGGTACCTGGCGAAGGTTTTGATTACGACGAAGTGCTGGGGTTGGTGGCGGCGGTCGAAACCCGCTCCGAGCACCCGATCGGCGAAGCCATCGTCAGCGCGGCACAACAGCGTGGCCTGGTGATTGATGCGATCGACCACTTCGAGGCGACGCCGGGTTTCGGCGTGACGGCCAAGGTCTCGGGGCGAACTGTGTCGGTGGGTGCCGACCGTTTCATGACACAGCTGGGGCTGGATGTGTCGAGCTTTGTCGCGACGGCACAGCGTCTGGGCGAGCAGGGCAAGAGCCCACTGTATGCCGCTATTGACGGCCGTCTGGCGGCGGTGATCGCAGTCGCTGACCCGATCAGGGAAACCACCCTCGAGGCGATCAAGGCGCTGCACGCACTTGGCCTCAGGGTGGCGATGATCACCGGTGACAATGCGGCCACGGCCAATGCCATCGCCCGCCAGTTGGGGATTGATGAGGTGGCCGCCGAGGTCCTGCCCGACGGCAAAGTCGCGGCGCTAAAGAAATTCCGGGTCAATGGTGCGCGGGTGGCGTTTGTCGGCGACGGCATCAACGACGCCCCGGCCCTGGCCGAAGCGGACGTGGGGCTGGCCATCGGTACAGGTACCGATGTGGCCATCGAGGCGGCAGACGTGGTGCTGATGTCAGGAGACCTGCGAGGCGTACCGAATGCCATCGCGTTGAGTCAGGCGACGATCCGCAACATCAAGCAGAACCTGTTCTGGGCATTTGCGTACAACGCAGTGTTGATCCCGGTCGCGGCGGGAGCGTTATACCCGGTGAACGGCACACTGCTGTCGCCGATCTTCGCGGCGGCCGCGATGGCGCTTTCCAGCATTTTCGTGCTGGCCAACGCGCTCCGGCTCAAGGGCTTCAAGGCGCCGATGGCGGTGAGTGGCGTGTAA
- the cueR gene encoding Cu(I)-responsive transcriptional regulator — protein MMNIGQAASFSGVSAKMIRYYEQTGLIPKALRTEAGYRLYSPQDANALGFIRRARDLGFSVEQISELLELWRDRDRVSAVVKAMALTHVAGLKAKVAELQAMVQTLESLASHCRGNDRPDCPIIAGLAELNALAAAPQAPRRTPRFGACGTAASAHQRQFAEK, from the coding sequence ATGATGAATATCGGTCAGGCGGCCAGTTTTTCCGGGGTTTCGGCGAAGATGATCCGTTACTACGAACAGACTGGCTTGATCCCCAAAGCCCTTCGAACCGAGGCCGGCTACCGGCTTTACAGCCCCCAGGACGCCAATGCCCTGGGCTTTATCCGGCGCGCCCGCGACCTGGGGTTCTCTGTTGAACAGATCTCGGAGTTACTGGAGTTGTGGCGCGACCGTGATCGCGTCAGCGCTGTGGTCAAGGCCATGGCGCTGACCCATGTTGCGGGCCTGAAAGCGAAAGTCGCCGAACTGCAGGCGATGGTGCAAACCCTCGAAAGTCTGGCCAGTCACTGTCGCGGCAATGACCGCCCGGACTGCCCGATCATAGCCGGGCTGGCCGAGCTCAATGCTTTGGCCGCAGCGCCGCAAGCCCCGCGCCGGACACCGCGGTTCGGGGCTTGCGGCACTGCGGCCTCAGCCCACCAGCGGCAGTTCGCTGAAAAGTGA
- a CDS encoding heavy-metal-associated domain-containing protein: MHRFHIPNMTCGGCARSVTKALLAVDPQARIETDPAAREARVESQLDEGLFHAALSEAGYPDKH, encoded by the coding sequence ATGCATCGTTTTCATATCCCCAACATGACCTGTGGCGGCTGCGCCCGATCCGTCACCAAAGCGCTACTGGCCGTCGACCCGCAAGCGCGCATCGAAACCGACCCGGCGGCCCGTGAAGCCAGAGTTGAAAGCCAGCTGGACGAGGGCCTGTTCCACGCGGCGCTCAGCGAAGCCGGATACCCGGACAAACACTAA
- a CDS encoding DUF6124 family protein, which translates to MKKIVPDPPSFTLQDTAPSDQQLLDRAAADRALNYYFPDPKPDRPVVTALYSIPDGVNLEAALAQASELLRCAGATASEAGNGLDGAARDRVLSIAYLLELAKAYVDKSLDGVTTH; encoded by the coding sequence ATGAAGAAGATTGTCCCCGACCCGCCTTCTTTCACCCTGCAAGATACTGCGCCAAGCGATCAACAGTTGCTGGACCGTGCCGCCGCCGATCGCGCCCTCAATTACTACTTCCCCGACCCCAAGCCTGATCGCCCCGTGGTCACGGCCCTGTATTCCATCCCCGACGGCGTCAACCTGGAAGCAGCATTGGCCCAAGCGTCAGAGCTGTTGCGCTGCGCGGGTGCCACGGCAAGTGAGGCAGGCAATGGCCTGGACGGAGCGGCACGGGATCGGGTGTTGTCGATCGCCTATTTGCTGGAACTGGCCAAAGCCTATGTCGACAAGTCACTGGACGGGGTAACCACCCACTGA
- the ppa gene encoding inorganic diphosphatase — MSYSKIPAGKDLPNDIYVAIEIPANHAPIKYEIDKDSDCLFVDRFMATPMFYPANYGFIPNTLADDGDPLDVLVVTPYPVAPGSVIRARPVGILHMTDDGGGDAKVVAVPHDKLSQLYVDVKEYTDLPPLLIQQIQHFFENYKDLEKGKWVKIEGWGDAEAARTEIMKSVAAYKG; from the coding sequence ATGAGCTACAGCAAGATTCCGGCTGGCAAAGACCTGCCGAATGACATCTACGTCGCCATCGAGATTCCGGCGAACCACGCGCCGATCAAATATGAAATCGACAAAGACAGCGACTGCCTGTTCGTTGACCGCTTCATGGCCACCCCGATGTTCTACCCGGCCAACTACGGCTTCATCCCGAACACCCTGGCTGACGACGGTGACCCCCTCGACGTGCTGGTTGTTACCCCTTACCCGGTAGCACCAGGTTCGGTAATCCGTGCCCGCCCGGTTGGCATCCTGCACATGACCGACGACGGCGGTGGCGATGCCAAAGTCGTTGCAGTCCCTCACGACAAGCTGTCCCAGCTGTACGTTGACGTGAAAGAGTACACCGACCTGCCACCTCTGCTGATTCAGCAAATCCAGCACTTTTTCGAGAACTACAAAGATCTCGAAAAAGGCAAATGGGTGAAGATCGAAGGTTGGGGCGATGCAGAAGCCGCCCGCACCGAGATCATGAAATCGGTAGCCGCCTACAAAGGCTAA
- a CDS encoding zinc-dependent peptidase, translated as MWSLSEWRRQRILAQHPVAAHVWHDVRQHLSILDGLDDAQDKWLREHSVLFLQDKHLTPMPGVELTDEGRLLLAAQAQLPLLNLGELDWYQGFHEIVLYPDDFISPQRHRDSSGVEHEWQGTHSGEAWEHGPVVLAWPGVLASGRWEGYNLVIHELAHKLDMLNGAANGMPPLHSSMHVSEWTQAMQHAYDHLNHYLDHHAPDHAPIDPYAAENPAEFFAVTSEYFFSAPDLLTHAYPKVYQQLSLFYRQDPLTRLQTLQSGHPEYREPVNRA; from the coding sequence ATGTGGTCTCTGAGTGAATGGCGGCGCCAGCGAATTCTGGCGCAACACCCGGTGGCGGCGCACGTGTGGCACGACGTGCGCCAGCACCTGAGTATTCTCGACGGGCTGGACGACGCGCAGGACAAATGGCTGCGCGAACACAGCGTGTTGTTTCTGCAAGACAAACACCTGACCCCCATGCCCGGGGTTGAACTCACCGATGAAGGCCGCCTGTTACTGGCCGCCCAGGCACAACTGCCGCTGCTCAACCTGGGCGAACTGGACTGGTATCAGGGTTTCCACGAAATCGTGCTGTACCCCGATGACTTCATCAGCCCCCAGCGTCACCGCGACTCCAGTGGCGTCGAGCACGAATGGCAAGGCACCCACAGCGGCGAGGCCTGGGAACATGGCCCCGTGGTACTGGCCTGGCCCGGCGTACTGGCCAGCGGCAGGTGGGAAGGCTACAACCTGGTGATTCACGAACTGGCGCACAAGCTCGACATGCTCAATGGTGCCGCCAATGGCATGCCGCCCCTGCACAGCAGCATGCACGTGAGCGAATGGACACAAGCCATGCAACACGCCTACGACCACCTCAATCACTACCTCGACCACCACGCCCCCGACCACGCCCCCATTGACCCGTATGCGGCCGAAAACCCGGCAGAGTTCTTCGCGGTCACCAGCGAGTACTTCTTCAGCGCCCCCGACCTGCTGACCCACGCCTATCCCAAGGTGTACCAGCAGCTCAGCCTGTTCTACCGGCAGGACCCGCTGACCCGGCTGCAAACGTTACAGAGCGGTCACCCCGAGTACCGAGAGCCAGTGAACCGGGCGTGA
- a CDS encoding DedA family protein — protein sequence MDFNPIDIILHLDVYLDMLVRDYGVWIYAILFLVIFCETGLVVMPFLPGDSLLFIAGAVAAGGGMDPVLLAGLLMVAAILGDSTNYVIGRTAGERLFSNPDSKIFRRDYLEKTHDFYERHGGKTVTMARFLPIFRTFAPFVAGVAHMFYPRFLMFSVFGTILWVGGLVTLGYFFGNVPFIKSNLSLLVVGIILLSLIPMIIGVIRSRMGRSPSKA from the coding sequence ATGGATTTCAACCCGATCGACATTATCCTGCACCTCGATGTGTACCTGGACATGCTGGTAAGAGATTACGGAGTGTGGATCTACGCCATCCTGTTTTTGGTGATCTTCTGTGAAACCGGTCTGGTGGTCATGCCGTTCCTGCCGGGTGATTCGTTGCTCTTTATTGCCGGCGCGGTCGCTGCAGGCGGCGGCATGGACCCGGTGCTGCTGGCAGGCCTGCTGATGGTGGCGGCAATCCTGGGCGACAGCACCAACTACGTCATAGGACGGACGGCCGGCGAGCGATTGTTCAGTAACCCGGACTCGAAAATCTTCCGCCGCGATTACCTGGAAAAAACCCACGATTTCTACGAACGTCATGGCGGCAAAACCGTGACCATGGCGCGGTTCCTGCCAATCTTTCGCACCTTTGCCCCCTTCGTTGCCGGCGTGGCGCACATGTTCTACCCGCGCTTCCTGATGTTCAGCGTTTTCGGCACCATCCTCTGGGTCGGCGGCCTGGTGACACTGGGCTACTTCTTCGGCAACGTGCCCTTCATCAAGTCCAATCTGTCCTTGCTGGTAGTCGGCATTATCCTGCTGTCTCTGATACCGATGATCATTGGTGTAATCCGCAGCCGCATGGGCCGCAGCCCTTCCAAAGCCTGA
- the eutC gene encoding ethanolamine ammonia-lyase subunit EutC has translation MATTPTDNLNPWLELRRLTPARIALGRTGTSMPTGAQLDFQFAHAQARDAVHLPFDHAGLSSQLAERGQQTLLLHSAAIDRHSYLQRPDLGRKLNDDSAQQLRDYALAHPGGIDVAIVVADGLSALAVHRHTLPFLARMQEQTATEGWSLSPVILVEQGRVAVADEIGELLGAKMVVMLIGERPGLSSPDSLGLYFTYAPKIGLTDAYRNCISNVRLEGLSYGMAAHRLAYLMREACRRQLSGVNLKDEAQVQTIESEAPSENFLLKGE, from the coding sequence ATGGCCACTACCCCCACAGACAACCTCAACCCCTGGCTGGAACTGCGCCGCCTGACCCCGGCGCGCATTGCCCTGGGACGTACCGGCACCAGCATGCCCACCGGGGCCCAGCTGGATTTTCAGTTTGCCCACGCCCAAGCCCGGGATGCGGTGCATTTGCCGTTTGATCACGCAGGTTTAAGCAGCCAGCTTGCCGAGCGCGGACAGCAAACGCTGCTGCTGCACAGCGCCGCCATTGATCGCCACAGCTATCTGCAACGGCCGGATCTGGGGCGCAAGCTTAACGATGACTCGGCGCAACAATTGCGCGACTACGCCCTGGCTCATCCTGGCGGTATCGATGTCGCCATCGTGGTGGCCGACGGGCTGTCGGCGCTGGCGGTTCATCGTCACACCCTGCCCTTTCTGGCCCGCATGCAGGAGCAAACGGCCACTGAAGGCTGGAGCCTGTCACCGGTGATTCTGGTGGAACAAGGACGGGTAGCGGTCGCCGATGAAATCGGCGAGCTGCTGGGTGCAAAAATGGTGGTCATGCTGATCGGTGAACGCCCCGGCCTCAGTTCTCCTGACAGCCTGGGCCTGTATTTCACCTACGCGCCAAAGATTGGTCTGACCGACGCGTATCGCAACTGCATCTCTAACGTGCGGCTCGAAGGGTTGAGCTACGGCATGGCCGCTCATCGGCTGGCCTACTTGATGCGCGAAGCCTGTCGTCGGCAATTGTCGGGTGTGAACCTGAAAGACGAAGCACAGGTACAAACCATTGAATCAGAGGCTCCCAGCGAAAATTTCCTACTCAAGGGTGAATAA